The Populus trichocarpa isolate Nisqually-1 chromosome 2, P.trichocarpa_v4.1, whole genome shotgun sequence genome has a window encoding:
- the LOC7459521 gene encoding glycine-rich protein 5 isoform X2: MARSYVCVVLVLALAAVHTSARDVPTEKNMHVASTKNAPSDAGLTDQKNFVSYGGVGGYSGIGAGGLPFGGVGGIGGVAPLDGGFGGLGGGGGLGGLGGGIGGLGGVGGLGGVGGGVGGLGGVGGGVGGLGGVGGGVGAGGGVGGGVGGGVGGGVGGGSGVLPYP, from the exons ATGGCAAGGAGTTACGTTTGTGTTGTGTTAGTGCTTGCTCTTGCAGCAGTGCACACTAGTGCTAGAGACGTGCCTACTGAAAAGaacatgcatgttgctagcaccaAAAATGCGCCAAGTGATGCTGGTCTCACTGACCAAAAGAACTTTGTTTCATATGGTGGTGTTGGTGGCTATTCTGGAATTGGTGCTGGTGGTCTCCCATTTGGTGGCGTAGGGGGGATTGGTGGAGTTGCTCCTTTAGATGGTGGGTTCGGAGGACTGGGTGGTGGAGGCGGCTTGGGCGGCTTGGGTGGCGGTATTGGAGGCTTG GGTGGTGTTGGAGGCTTGGGTGGTGTTGGCGGTGGTGTTGGTGGCTTGGGTGGTGTTGGCGGTGGTGTTGGTGGCTTGGGTGGTGTTGGCGGTGGTGTTGGTGCTGGAGGCGGTGTAGGTGGGGGTGTTGGTGGTGGAGTAGGCGGTGGTGTTGGTGGTGGAAGTGGTGTTCTTCCTTAcccttga
- the LOC7459521 gene encoding glycine-rich protein 5 isoform X1 — protein MARSYVCVVLVLALAAVHTSARDVPTEKNMHVASTKNAPSDAGLTDQKNFVSYGGVGGYSGIGAGGLPFGGVGGIGGVAPLDGGFGGLGGGGGLGGLGGGIGGLGGGVGGLGGGVGGLGGGVGGLGGVGGGVGGLGGVGGGVGGLGGVGGGVGAGGGVGGGVGGGVGGGVGGGSGVLPYP, from the coding sequence ATGGCAAGGAGTTACGTTTGTGTTGTGTTAGTGCTTGCTCTTGCAGCAGTGCACACTAGTGCTAGAGACGTGCCTACTGAAAAGaacatgcatgttgctagcaccaAAAATGCGCCAAGTGATGCTGGTCTCACTGACCAAAAGAACTTTGTTTCATATGGTGGTGTTGGTGGCTATTCTGGAATTGGTGCTGGTGGTCTCCCATTTGGTGGCGTAGGGGGGATTGGTGGAGTTGCTCCTTTAGATGGTGGGTTCGGAGGACTGGGTGGTGGAGGCGGCTTGGGCGGCTTGGGTGGCGGTATTGGAGGCTTGGGTGGCGGTGTTGGAGGCTTGGGTGGCGGTGTTGGAGGCTTGGGTGGTGGTGTTGGAGGCTTGGGTGGTGTTGGCGGTGGTGTTGGTGGCTTGGGTGGTGTTGGCGGTGGTGTTGGTGGCTTGGGTGGTGTTGGCGGTGGTGTTGGTGCTGGAGGCGGTGTAGGTGGGGGTGTTGGTGGTGGAGTAGGCGGTGGTGTTGGTGGTGGAAGTGGTGTTCTTCCTTAcccttga